One stretch of Saccharomonospora xinjiangensis XJ-54 DNA includes these proteins:
- a CDS encoding adenylosuccinate synthase, which produces MPAIVLVGAQWGDEGKGKATDLLGDRVQWVVRYQGGNNAGHTVVLPDGQDFALHLIPSGILTPSVTNVIGNGVVIDPAVLLDELAGLEARGVDTTKLLISADAHLIMPYHVAIDKVTERYLGKKKIGTTGRGIGPCYQDKIARVGVRVQDLLDEKILRQKVEAALEFKNQVLVKVYNRKALDADEVADTVLAQGEKFAHRIADTRLELNRALERGETVLLEGSQGTLLDVDHGTYPFVTSSNPTSGGAVAGSGIGPGRITTVLGILKAYTTRVGSGPFPTELHDEAGENLRKAGGEFGVTTGRSRRTGWFDAVIGRYAVRVNGITDYFLTKLDVLSGLEKVPVCVAYEVDGHRVDDMPMTQTGVHHAVAIYEELPGWHEDISGCRSFEELPANARAYVERLEELMGARISAVGVGPGREQTIVRHDFV; this is translated from the coding sequence ATGCCGGCCATCGTGCTCGTCGGTGCCCAGTGGGGCGACGAAGGCAAGGGCAAGGCCACAGACCTGCTCGGCGACCGCGTTCAGTGGGTCGTCCGCTATCAGGGCGGCAACAACGCCGGTCACACGGTCGTCCTCCCCGACGGTCAGGACTTCGCGCTGCACCTCATCCCCTCGGGGATCCTCACGCCGTCGGTCACGAACGTGATCGGCAACGGTGTGGTGATCGACCCGGCCGTGCTGCTCGACGAGCTGGCCGGTCTCGAAGCCCGTGGTGTGGACACCACCAAGCTGTTGATTTCGGCCGATGCGCACCTGATCATGCCGTACCACGTGGCCATCGACAAAGTCACCGAGCGCTACCTCGGCAAGAAGAAGATCGGCACCACCGGACGTGGCATCGGCCCCTGCTACCAGGACAAGATCGCCAGGGTCGGGGTGCGCGTGCAGGACCTGCTCGACGAGAAGATCCTGCGGCAGAAGGTCGAGGCCGCGCTGGAGTTCAAGAACCAGGTGCTGGTCAAGGTCTACAACCGCAAGGCGCTCGACGCGGATGAGGTCGCCGATACCGTGCTCGCGCAGGGCGAGAAGTTCGCCCACCGCATCGCCGACACAAGGCTGGAACTCAACAGGGCTCTGGAGCGCGGCGAGACCGTGCTGCTCGAAGGCTCACAGGGCACCCTGCTCGACGTTGACCATGGCACCTATCCGTTCGTCACCTCGTCCAACCCGACGTCGGGTGGCGCGGTCGCCGGTTCGGGCATCGGGCCTGGCCGCATCACCACGGTGCTCGGCATCCTCAAGGCGTACACGACCAGGGTCGGATCGGGACCGTTCCCCACCGAACTGCACGACGAGGCGGGGGAGAACCTTCGCAAGGCCGGTGGCGAGTTCGGTGTCACGACGGGCCGCTCGCGGCGCACGGGATGGTTCGACGCGGTCATCGGCCGCTACGCCGTGAGGGTCAACGGCATCACCGACTACTTCCTCACCAAGCTCGACGTGCTCTCCGGGCTGGAGAAGGTGCCGGTGTGCGTGGCCTACGAGGTTGACGGCCATCGCGTTGACGATATGCCGATGACCCAGACCGGCGTCCACCACGCGGTGGCGATCTACGAGGAGCTGCCGGGCTGGCACGAGGACATCAGCGGCTGCCGGTCGTTCGAGGAGCTGCCCGCCAACGCGCGGGCCTACGTCGAGCGGCTTGAGGAGCTGATGGGCGCGCGGATCTCGGCCGTCGGTGTCGGTCCCGGCCGCGAGCAGACGATCGTGCGTCACGACTTCGTCTGA